One genomic region from Polyangiaceae bacterium encodes:
- a CDS encoding SDR family oxidoreductase — MKLLAGKRVLITGGSRGLGRELCLRFAEHGANIGFSYNRNADAARKLEDELTQLGASFRSYQCSVLDTDGTQNMVKDLEEQLGPLDILVNNAGISQNLPLALLEEEDFDRVMDTNVKGTYLTTRAVVRSMMRRKAGVILNMGSLAGVRMIEAPIHYCASKAAVVGMTEALAKELARHQIRVLCMAPGLLEDGVGRNLPEHRLKDYLHHCALGRVGTFREIAEACAFLVSDLNGYMTGATVIADGGV, encoded by the coding sequence TTGAAGCTCCTAGCCGGGAAGCGTGTGCTAATCACCGGAGGCTCTCGGGGCCTCGGGCGCGAGCTGTGTCTGCGTTTCGCAGAGCATGGAGCGAACATCGGCTTCAGCTATAACCGCAACGCTGATGCCGCACGGAAGTTGGAAGACGAGCTAACACAGCTCGGCGCCAGCTTCCGCAGCTACCAGTGCTCCGTGCTCGACACCGACGGTACGCAGAACATGGTGAAGGACCTGGAGGAGCAGCTCGGTCCGTTGGACATTCTGGTGAACAACGCTGGGATCTCACAGAACCTACCCCTCGCGCTGCTCGAGGAAGAGGACTTCGACCGCGTGATGGACACCAACGTCAAGGGTACCTACCTGACGACGCGAGCCGTGGTGCGCAGCATGATGCGGCGCAAGGCCGGGGTTATCTTGAATATGGGCTCCTTGGCTGGGGTGCGCATGATCGAAGCGCCAATTCACTACTGCGCGAGCAAAGCCGCGGTGGTGGGCATGACCGAGGCGCTGGCGAAGGAGCTCGCTCGACATCAGATCCGCGTGTTGTGCATGGCCCCGGGGCTCTTGGAAGATGGCGTTGGACGCAATCTCCCGGAGCATCGCCTGAAGGACTACCTGCACCACTGCGCGCTCGGACGCGTGGGCACGTTCCGCGAGATCGCAGAAGCATGTGCCTTCTTGGTGAGTGACCTCAACGGCTACATGACCGGCGCGACCGTGATCGCCGATGGGGGCGTATGA
- a CDS encoding SDR family oxidoreductase has product MKRALVIGGSGQLGQVLCRALHAADARVAFTYFQGENSAKSLQHELGCDAARLDLRELATVGPALLDLTDRLGGIDCLIHAATIGSTLTPPAFDRLEDTTVEGFQELMAVNVGSAYFACQALAPQLGAGQGNIVLLGSVDGIKPVPSPPPYAVSKAALKGLALSLCKALGPSGVCVNVVAPGVLERGASHTLPDQLRVEYLKHCGLKRVGRLEEAANLVCWLGLHNTYITGQTLMVDGGL; this is encoded by the coding sequence ATGAAGCGGGCGCTGGTGATTGGCGGCTCGGGTCAGCTCGGGCAGGTGCTGTGTCGAGCGCTCCATGCGGCGGACGCGCGGGTCGCGTTCACGTACTTTCAGGGAGAAAATAGCGCGAAATCGCTACAGCACGAGCTTGGCTGCGACGCGGCTAGGCTCGACTTGCGCGAGCTTGCGACGGTAGGCCCTGCGCTGCTCGACCTGACAGACCGCCTTGGTGGTATCGATTGCTTAATCCACGCGGCAACGATTGGCTCGACATTGACTCCACCAGCTTTCGATCGCCTCGAGGACACGACAGTTGAAGGCTTTCAGGAGCTGATGGCGGTGAACGTAGGCAGCGCCTACTTCGCGTGCCAAGCGCTCGCGCCACAGCTGGGTGCAGGTCAGGGCAACATCGTGTTGCTCGGGTCGGTGGACGGCATCAAACCAGTGCCTTCGCCACCGCCCTACGCGGTGAGCAAAGCTGCGCTCAAAGGCCTGGCGCTCAGCCTGTGCAAGGCGCTCGGGCCCAGCGGCGTCTGCGTGAACGTGGTCGCGCCCGGCGTGCTCGAGCGAGGCGCGTCTCACACGCTTCCGGACCAGCTGCGCGTCGAGTACCTCAAGCACTGCGGGCTGAAGCGCGTCGGACGCTTGGAAGAGGCGGCCAACTTGGTTTGCTGGCTCGGGCTGCACAACACGTACATCACCGGGCAAACCCTGATGGTCGACGGAGGCCTCTGA